In Halichondria panicea chromosome 5, odHalPani1.1, whole genome shotgun sequence, the genomic stretch aaccacacacactatcttcttttacacatgcatgatgataattatgcatgtagtcACAACTATCAAGTGTAGTGTCTGGAATCTCTTCGGCTTTAGAAACATCTCTTCACTTTAATTTAACTGGATTGCTAGGCAACCAAACATTCAATTATGACACTTCACCAAATAATTTCTGGCTATAAATTTTTCCCACACTGTCTAACACTAATTTCTGAGTACATAAAGCGTACAGTTAAAATTAATCTGACGGCAAAGGGTTATTTATAACTAAGGAAATAACTATTAGGCACTAcgctacataataattattatgaattatGTGTATTTAGTGTTTATATGAAAGTACGTATGTACAAGTAGTTGATATTGATAGAGAGAGCCACAACCACGTTTGCTGGATACAGAGAACCAGAATGTATAATATACGTATGATACATAGAAGCGTTTTGCTGTTCTTATAATTTATCTCTACATACCTTGTGTGTTTTCTTCTTCCACAGTGTAACCGACAATGACTGGGTCGGGGTTAGCACCATTGCTATTGACAACAAGAACAGCTACTCCAGCCTCCTCCACAGCGGTGAAGCTACTCTGAGAAAATCCAACTCGAGCAACTGCAGAGGAGAGAGAATTATCAAATGGTCTGTTTCTCCTTCTCCGGCTAGGAAAAGGCAGAAATCTAAAAAGAAGGAAGATATGAAATTATCAAACCATGCAACCATATACTATAGCTTTCTTACAGAACATAAATCTACTTTTATGTCTAAGTTGAATTATACCCTGTCTTGAATCATTGTCCTCAATCTGAAAATCAATAGTAGAAGTTTCGATGGTGACTCTGTCAGGAACTCCAGACAACAGAGACAGCTGCACTCCAAACCTCTCGTTTATTTCTCCCTCAAACACTCCATCGTCATTGACTACGATGAGTCCTTCAAGGATTGATGATAGTGAAGAAAGTGTGACTGGCTCATTTAAAGCAGCCACATAGTCCTCCAGATTTGAGTCTCCACCTGTGGTGATGAGAATGAGCAAGTAAAAATATAAAGTATAatactatactataataattatagtaataattatatcgaggCCAATTAATGCGTAATCAATCATTGTATACCAGTATTAAATTTTCGATTAATGGAAACGAGCAATTTGGAATTCACCTTCGAAATTCTGTATTATTAGTATTCAGCTGCCCCTTACAAAAATGTTTAAGTGCGGCACGCATGCTGCACACTAGCAATAATGAGTGCAGCACACAAGCAAACAATTTTCAAGTGCAGGATAAGTGCAACATGAGATCTGATTTCCAATTACATTTTCATGCGTGCTACACGCATGAAAACTGCATGCGTGTAAGTTGCGCACATTAGGCACACATCAAACTTTCCTACAACGACTTGCACGTatgccacacacatgcaagttGCACACGTGTAGGCTGCGCACATTAGGCACACATCAACTTTTATAGCAGTGACTTACACGTATGCCACATACGTGCAAGTTGCACACGTGTAAGTTGCGCACATTAGGCACACATCAACTTTAATAGAAGCGACTTACACGTATGCCACATACGTGCAAGTTGCACACGTGTAAGTTGCGCACATTAGGCACACATCAACTTTAATAGAAGCGACTTACACGTatgccacacacatgcaagttGCACACGTGTAGGTTGCGCACATTAGGGACACATCAAACCGTTATAGCAGTGACTTGCACGTATgtcacatacatgcatagacAGCTGCACATCAGTTAAACTAGCAGCTGCCCCAATTTTTGAAACTCTGTCTCTGCAAGCTCTTTTAGAATGGACAGTATGATAGATACAAAGGAGAGCAAATTCAAGACTACTTTTGCTTGACATTGGTGAGTTTTGTCTTGTTGGCTAAAGGTTCATGTTTttagcacattaattttaggaATTAAAGTGTATTTACAGCAAGGTACAGTCTAATTTTAGTGGCTTAGCCTACTAAGTATTTATGCTTCCCTGTGGGCTGTAGCATTCTTCTTAATGCCAATAATACTATATAGGTGGAAAAAAAGAACTACAAAAGACAAAGAAAGAGCTCGCTAAAAGTTCCGTAGTTGATTAACACGTAGTGGAAGGCAACAAACAGGCTGAAAATCCAATACTCAAATTGAAAAGAAAGAGAGAAGAGAAAGAAGCCGAAGAGCTACCAGCTTCAAAGAAATATGAAAAGCACGAACAGTTGATCACAGCCAAAGATAGTAACAGTAACACAGTAACAAGTTAAGACCAAAAGACCAAAAGAGCTTCAAACTAGCCCAAACGATAATTCTTGAACAAAGTTAGCTTGTACTGCATTctagtgcataattatggatcTGTACGCGTGTTTCCATGGCAGCAACTTTTAATACTGGCATTCAAGTGGCACGTatgctgcatgtatgtagaATATGGGTAGCACGCGTGCTCAATATGCGTAATATAGGTgcaaaatgaaagcaccaatTGTAAGTGGCATGTGTGCAGCACGCATGTACATTGCATGCCGTTAAATGCGTGCTGCACACATGTGGGAAGCACACAACCTTCAAATACGAGCAGCACACAAGCAGGCTACATACATGAGACACACGTGCAGCACATGTACCACAGCTATAACAGTTGCACTCATTCTGCACTCGTCCCACGCCTATGTCTAAAATACACCATGCAGCACACAAGCAGCACAAATGCTAAACAAATGCCAGACACGTGCAAGATGTAAGTGCACGTGTGTTGCTGTTATGTGCTGCATGCGTGCTGCTCATATTGCATTTTTGTAAGGGGCGCTCCACACAAATTAATTGTATGCAGAGCAATTCAATTACAATACTTAATTTTTTTGGTATGTAGCAATGAGTATCTAAAGAGAAAACCATAACCATATACCTCAGTAAGCCATGCAATACCTGTGGCGTTGATGTTGTATGTAGAGTACACTAGATCCACTGGTATCCCTAGTTCACCAGAGAGCAGTCTGATATTGAACCGAGCACTGCCTCCTCCCTCCCGAATAACACTCCTCACACCTTCAAGCACAATCACAGCAGCtggaaagaaagaaaaaataGCGTTTTTATGTGTAAAAGTGTATCCAAAACCTAAAAAAAGCACCactctatacatgcacagatGCTAAACCAAGTCATCAAACCAACGTTGCTCCAGTTTGTGTATATGCTGGTTATCTGTACCCACACAAATTAATAAACATTAGAGCATTAACTTACTATCTAAGTCATTGATGGTGATCTGAGCCACATCTCTTCCAATGACAATGTTCCCACTGGCAGCGTCTTGTTGGGAGGTTGTCAAGGCGATAGAAAATGTCTCATCTCTCTCAACTAGACCATCAGGAATGatcattatcattattggTACAGACGAGGGACCATCGGGACTGAACATGACTATCTGATTGATGCCAATATAGTCGATATTCTCTGAGGAGAGACAGAGaagagacataattattaaaagctACAAAAGTGGTGCCAATAGCTGAAAAGCCTACTGGTTTTAACAATATTATAGTGGTATAGTTCTCGAGGACAATGGCATCCACATACTTATAAACTTTGAATATATATTCGGTCACATCATTACAATAGAGTATATTGACCCACGCTCTATTAGGACATCAATGAACATAAGAGTAGATATCCAGTATATATACCTTTTGCAGATCCACTCTGGCTTATTAGCTGCAATTCAACAGTTCTGTCGAGGACACCATACTCCAACGACACTTGTACAACAGAATCTGACTCGTTTGTGGAGTATGTTGCTTGTAGGAAACTGAACACAGCAACTGAAGTGAAGTAATGACATACAGCTTGTACTGTCGTGAAACCACCAATAACAGAATTTAGCCTACAACATGCATGCTGAATAAAATACAGTAGTTAATCAAATGTATAGCTCATACTATTCCATCTGTTTACATGCTCTACTGAAATATTGCTCGTCGTTTGAATGCATGCGAGatctcaccatcatcatcagtgATAGTAACCATGGCAGCTGCGTCTATCACATTCACAGGAAACATTCCATCTAGGGCCTCAATCTGAAGACTTAACTGCTCCACATTCTCCACAACTTCATCGTTCATAATGAGCAGTGTTCCCTCGTACTGCAGCTCCTCAATGGCAAAGGTAATCACTTCATCAATGCTCTGATAGTCCCTACCAGCTGTGGGTGAGGGGGGAATGCATTACGGATGTATCTGTAAACTTGATGAGCATTGATATATAGCAGATTATAATCAAACTGATAAAATAGACAGAAGCTTGGTAATCTGTCTCCACAACTTGAAGGCTATAATAGGGAATAGTGATGTAATGCTCACCAATTGCCGAGTCATCAATAGTGAAGAGTCTGACACTGACGTCACCCACTGCCCCTTGAGTCTTGTCAAGCGTGAACctgaccacgcccccctccACCTCATTCAGTGACACCGCAGAGAAACTCACATTCATTACTGCCAATAAATACAGACGCCTTTATAATTTGGTGTGTACAAAATCTTAATTGCTATACAAATGAAAAACTACGTATATTAGTAGCAGATTAAGATTGAAACACATAAAATTATCGTTAGTATTTATGAAGTTCTGCTGACATACTACACATGAACATACCAGGCAAATCAGGGTCTCGATCATTGATCACCACGGTAGCGACTGCCGGAGACTGAATGTACACTCCGGGGGAGGCAGACAGGAACACTTGAAATAATTCCGTTGACTCAGGGAAGACATCGTTGATCAGTGGGATAGTTATCTGGGCTTGATCTACACCTCGTGCAAATGTCACATTCTCTTCAGTATGCACAAAGTCAACACCGGCTGAGATAGAGACAAAATTGAATGATTGCACTATAAATACAGTGATTGGTTTCATCTTGCTTGTTTGACACTATagaaactataattatcaaaaaATATGTAAAGATCAGTGTTTTGTTATCTAAAATTCAAATAGCTTAGAGGGGTAATCTCTTTCCAGAGCTATTATAGGCACATTTCTAGCATAGCCCTCACCAATAGCAACGTTATCTTCAACCAGCTGAGATGTTTTTAGTTTGACAACAATTTCCGAATCCAGATCCCCCTCCCTCATTACAGTCACGTTTACGGAGCTATTATTCTCGAATGCAGTGAACATACTGGATGTTAAAGAAACAGCTGGCACTGTGGATAGATTGAAAAAAACCGTGAAAGAGTATGAGGAATTTTACGTATACTTTACAACACAAAACAGTACTACAAAAAGACTTTAGGAATTGCCCACTGCTATATTTCGATCCCAAATTGCTTCATTTTTACTACAATTTAGGTACAGCATCTACTTAAATCACAAACTCAGCCTTTGGGTCATTCCTGCGAAGTAACCGTAGCCCACTCTAAATTCGTACCAGTACACAATCGCATTGATACTCATGTTGTCAACGTGGCGTAGTATCGGAGAGTCGCTAACACCTTCAACAAGTATTGAGTAAGCACAGATTTCTTCACTATCAGGACATGGAATTGCTGTTATTTCGCTGCTTGAAATTTCCATATCGTTAAGACGAATTCCAGATGGTAATGTATCAACTGGTAATAGAATGTTCAAAAAGTAAGACCCAATCTGATCTTTAGTACCGACAGAACTTCTAAATGAGTGGGTGTTATAGCGACTGCGATACTGCTCCACAGGGGGCACGACAATCATGAACGGATCACTATGAAACACGCCATCTAAAGTACTTGACATCGAAAACTGCACGAGTAGAATCGGTTGACTCGACATAAAATAGCATGAACTGTCGGAAGATGTAATAAACCGACTCATCTCTCCCTTATCTAGAGAAATAGACATTGATTCGTCATTAGTGCATCCAATTTGAACATTCGTATTATCCCTCGAGGCTACAATTTTGAAAGTGTCACCAGACCTCCTGTTAGCTAGAGGAGCAGTGATGAATTGCTTGCCCCAGGTAGCAGTGGGTGGTATCTGCTCGTTCATATGATCACAATAGCTGATATTACTGGGAACAGTTCCACACTCGTGACCACTAAAGAACGCAATCGGTTTGTCGGAGACGACTCTTGAACCTGACAAATCTTCATCACTTCCTAAATATAGAGTTTGAATTTTCTTAGCAATGTTAATAGTTACTGGCTGACCAGCTTCTATCTCCCCTTTAGGGACTTGATCCTTTAAATCGTCAGCAAATAGATCAACATTTTGAGTTAAAGTGATTTGCAATGTAGTATCATCTTCAGTAGTTACAATCACCAACGCACTTCTTCCTTCAATGTCTAGAAACTCGCTGGCTGGGGTATAATCGTCGTCATCATAATCATCTTGCCGTTCTATCTGTGAAATTGGCACTGACACGGCATAATACTCGTAACCGTCGCTAGGGTGATGCACACAAGGAAGAACTTTGAAAGCATCTGAGGATTGGAATTCTTCAGCAAGAGCTATCACTGACATAGGTTCACCATCTTTGGAGTAAATGTAGACACCTTTGTCTCTCTCTTCGGGGCTCCGGAGATTAATTTTGTCGGCTGGAAAGCCAAATTCAATTGGAGTGGAGTATGTTTCGATTTTACGATCATCCAAGGGAGATTGTACAAAGACAGTGACTTGTTGGTTAGTTACAGAGTTGACAGCAAACCGAACTTTGTTGATTCTGGAGCTGGACCCTGGGTTGAAGTTGCCGAAGAAACCAATGTAGAAAGAGTTGCCTTCAGTTGTGAAACTTTCCTCACCTGTAGAGAATAATTTAGACCCAATAATGAAATATGAAGGTGCAAAAGtattatgcatgtgtgcaatACAACATTTACAATGAGGGCATCAAATCAAGTCTTACTGTAGCAGTTAGAGCATTGAGAGCCCTCTCTATAAGACAACCCTCCACCAGGGACACAGCAGCTGGACAAAGTGGCAGGGAATCCATCAACCTCATCACCATGGCAATCGAGCGAGGACAAACAAGATTCTGCGAGAATCAGTTGGAGTAATTAATTGAAATACAGTGTGTATATAGAGTGTAGTAGGAGACTTAACGATAATCAATAGATTACTGTTGACAATATAGTGCAGCGTATCTAGCAGGGGGCTTGAGTACCACCTGGCCTCACATGCAGACATGcaaccatgaaactaatctATAGCTATCAGCACTAGAGAAGATGGAAATGGTTGAACCAGCCAGGTGTAGACAAGGCAAAAAAACCGTGCAACAAGTGTAATTAAACAACTCACTCGTGGTCAAACCACAACGATTGTCCCCACAATCAAAAACCAGAAAGTCGTCAAAGGTCTAGCTATACTGCACAGCTCTATCCTATCATATTCTATACTTGCAGGCTTTTATTATTACTAATTATAAGTTGTGACCACGCCCAATTTAGCATGCAAACATAATTCATGGGCGTTGGACTTCTGTAAGAGGTGAACCCAAAATTTAAAACTTTAAGCACCTCTCTGCTTTACTTTCTAGAAACACCCCTACATGGTTGAGTCTCCTACTATACTATACCAAAGCGCTAAGCAAAGTAGATCGACACTTTTGATTGTAATAAAATAAGACGCATGCTTCCAAAATGCTTCCAAAATGTTATTATTCAGAGGTCAGTTTGCATCATTGTTGATTACAGTGGTGCCTCttattatatgtatatacaatgaacACAATGCTCTTATAGTACACATGAAGCTCCTTACGACCAGAATGAGGCTGGCTGTGTTAAAAATTCAATTTATTCAGATGCTCCATTGCAATGTTCAACAACACCTCAATCCATTATGGAGCCTGACAATTGCACCAGATGGTTACAGGTTCGTGGTTGCAACagttttgtttttttttgtgCACCAGCTAGTATACTGTTACAGCTATTAAATGTATACAAATTATTATGCtcacaattataatagctataagGCTTAAATGTCATTTAGCCCTGCTTCATCAAAAGACTCACGTTGCGCATGACCTGTAGAGCTTGATACCAGCATACAGATGATCTTTGAGACTGAAGAAATCATAATTCTCCTGTGTACATTATAAATTAAATGAGGACAGAAAATAACACTAGTTGGCTGGTTAAAACATTCACTTACATTCAGTTTTCAGATTCATTGCATACTCCTGTACTGCACAGACTAAAGACCTAGGTCAGCTTTTTATAGAGCGGTGCGGCTATACATTGAGGCAAGATTGCAGTTGAACATTTGCGCTATATTCCTGAATGTTTCTATTTTAACGCTAGCCTAgcgtaaaaattaattgttataGCTATGTATAACAATTTTAATCAGAGCTCAGCTGGCCGGTGCGAGACTAATCTACCATAAATATTAAAAGTTACTGGCCATCACCACCACGTCCAGAGTGCTGTGTATGATTATATAGACTTCCATTTGACCACAATCATGCTCATGCAGTCATGCAGCGAGGTTGTTGTGCCTCATATTTATAGCCAATCAGTTTGCATATCTCTTGAGTTGAGTATTTATAATCAACTGCATGGATGTATATAATTGTTGCTATTTCTATACATCCATGCAGTTGATTATAAATACTTGTACTTTAGTGTATAAAGGAAACTTTACAACTCCTCTCCAAGTCTATAGAGAACCTCGATACGAGTTACCACCATAATCGTTGTGAATGAGTCACTCAACTCAAGAGATATGCAAACTGATTGGCTATAAATATATGAGGCACAACAACCTCGCTGCATGACTTGCAGTGTATACTTTTGTACatttatgtgtgtatacacaatGACACAATGTATTGAAGAGCACACTGCATAGTTTCGATGTATGTTCTGGAATGAGTTCATCACCCACGCGTAGCTGTAATGTATACAAACAATTATGGCTGTGTTTGTTCAAATTCTTCAAGCTCACCAATAGACAGAGTTGCTGCACCGAAAGTGACTACAGTACTGATCTCAGTAtgttggtcacaacgactGTGTAGTCTCCCGCATCGCCAGACTCAACAATGATAATTTGAAGAGTAGCTGTAGCGGGTCCCTCAATCTCTCCGTCACTGTCAGTCAAAGCGTTCCTATcagaccaaaccactggtatgTCAGTACTAAACCAGAAGCTTTTACAGTGAATGTAGCAGTTCCACTTGCTTCCACATTGACATTGCTTGGTTGTACGTCAATTACGGGCCCTATATAGACTTAATTCACTTCACGACATTCATATACCTTCATACGATTAACTGGAAAAATCAACCAAAGGTACGTAGAAAGTAGTTAATGATACGCTACATGTTTTAAAACAGTGCATACTGCAGGATAAGATTTCTACTCTCAGTTGACGACAAGTTTTCCACAGTATAGGTGAGAGTTTTGAGGgttgtgtatgtatattataataattattattatacatgcatatacgtaCACAAACATGTTGCATGCACATTCATTGCACAGGTTATGCAAACAGTCATGTAGACTTTCAGTCTTTTGTGCCAGCAATGAATGTCCTGCATGCCTGTCCAAAGGTAGGTGTGTTTTACATTAATCTAATGATTATCACTTACTGTGCTGTTAAGGCAGAGATGCTTTGAATCCAATGATTATGTTAATAGACGCAAACTTTCGTCTTTGTTGCCGTATCAATGCTGCTACAGAAATCAAAGACACAGAACCTTTGATTTCACCTTCATTCTATCCCAGAAAGAAGTTGACTGCTGTACGTAACCTCACAAGAACGTCCTACCACTACAGAGGTACG encodes the following:
- the LOC135336488 gene encoding uncharacterized protein LOC135336488; translation: MISSVSKIICMLVSSSTGHAQQSCLSSLDCHGDEVDGFPATLSSCCVPGGGLSYREGSQCSNCYSEESFTTEGNSFYIGFFGNFNPGSSSRINKVRFAVNSVTNQQVTVFVQSPLDDRKIETYSTPIEFGFPADKINLRSPEERDKGVYIYSKDGEPMSVIALAEEFQSSDAFKVLPCVHHPSDGYEYYAVSVPISQIERQDDYDDDDYTPASEFLDIEGRSALVIVTTEDDTTLQITLTQNVDLFADDLKDQVPKGEIEAGQPVTINIAKKIQTLYLGSDEDLSGSRVVSDKPIAFFSGHECGTVPSNISYCDHMNEQIPPTATWGKQFITAPLANRRSGDTFKIVASRDNTNVQIGCTNDESMSISLDKGEMSRFITSSDSSCYFMSSQPILLVQFSMSSTLDGVFHSDPFMIVVPPVEQYRSRYNTHSFRSSVGTKDQIGSYFLNILLPVDTLPSGIRLNDMEISSSEITAIPCPDSEEICAYSILVEGVSDSPILRHVDNMSINAIVYWYEFRVGYGYFAGMTQRLSL